One genomic segment of Desulfocapsa sulfexigens DSM 10523 includes these proteins:
- a CDS encoding ABC transporter permease, whose translation MSLFAFLGTLEIGLIYGLVALGVFLTFRILDFPDLTVDGSFPMGGAVAATAIIAGVNPWLATILAMACGALCGLVTAFLAVRCGILHLLASILTMIAAFSVNIRIMGRPNIALLGEATIFTPFEQGIFDQLHVHLAIVFLLVLFSALFIIRLLTSDFGLGLRATGVNDRMVAAQGGNIGFFTYFGLALSNGFVGFAGALFAQSNSFADVTSGVGTIVVGLAAVILGQTLLTGNRIWIAVVAVIVGSILYRLAVAFALSSGMFGMQASDLNLVTAALVAIALIAPKMKGKIRFGSLRGPSTT comes from the coding sequence ATGTCACTTTTTGCATTTCTCGGTACCCTTGAAATCGGCCTTATTTATGGTCTGGTTGCCCTTGGTGTTTTTCTGACGTTTAGAATTCTTGACTTTCCAGATCTGACCGTTGATGGAAGCTTCCCCATGGGTGGTGCCGTAGCTGCAACTGCCATTATTGCAGGGGTAAATCCCTGGCTTGCGACCATCCTCGCCATGGCTTGTGGTGCTCTGTGTGGTCTGGTTACAGCCTTTCTAGCAGTGCGTTGTGGAATATTGCATCTTCTGGCATCCATCCTGACAATGATAGCTGCCTTTTCTGTGAATATCAGAATTATGGGGCGCCCCAATATTGCGCTTCTTGGAGAGGCTACCATTTTCACTCCCTTTGAACAGGGGATATTTGACCAGCTTCACGTTCACCTCGCCATAGTATTTCTCCTGGTTCTCTTTTCAGCACTTTTTATTATTCGTCTTCTCACAAGTGATTTTGGCCTCGGCCTCAGGGCAACTGGTGTAAATGACCGTATGGTCGCAGCACAGGGTGGAAATATAGGATTTTTTACCTATTTTGGTTTGGCACTCTCCAATGGCTTTGTCGGTTTTGCTGGGGCTCTTTTTGCTCAGAGTAATTCATTCGCCGATGTGACCTCGGGAGTTGGTACCATTGTCGTTGGACTTGCTGCCGTTATCCTGGGGCAAACCCTACTCACAGGAAACCGTATTTGGATAGCTGTTGTTGCCGTCATTGTCGGTTCAATTCTCTATCGACTCGCTGTTGCCTTCGCTCTCAGCAGCGGTATGTTTGGTATGCAGGCATCGGATCTTAATCTCGTCACTGCAGCCCTGGTGGCAATAGCCCTAATTGCGCCAAAGATGAAAGGGAAAATCCGATTTGGATCGTTGAGGGGACCTAGCACTACATGA
- a CDS encoding ABC transporter ATP-binding protein: protein MITLQKIRVTFNAGTILENRALRNVSLAIPEGQFVTIIGSNGAGKSTLLGAVSGETAISQGSVAIGDVDVTRWPVHKRAKFAARVFQNPLAGTCATLSIEENMALAYKRGKQRGWHLALSSNRRKIFQDRISILGLGLEDRLSDSIGLLSGGQRQAVSLVMATLSDSHLLLLDEHTAALDPRMAAFVLELTNKVVKEFSLTVMMVTHSMKDALASGDRTIMLHQGEVVFDVAGDERKKLDVPQLLEMFSRVRNEELSDDSLLLG from the coding sequence ATGATTACTCTTCAAAAGATCCGTGTAACCTTTAATGCTGGTACGATTCTTGAGAACAGGGCGTTGCGTAATGTTTCTCTCGCAATTCCAGAAGGGCAGTTTGTGACCATTATTGGATCAAATGGTGCTGGAAAATCAACCCTCCTTGGTGCAGTAAGTGGTGAAACAGCCATATCTCAGGGAAGTGTCGCCATAGGTGACGTTGATGTGACCAGATGGCCAGTACATAAACGGGCAAAATTTGCCGCCAGGGTATTTCAAAACCCCCTTGCTGGAACCTGTGCAACCTTAAGTATTGAAGAAAACATGGCGCTTGCCTATAAACGAGGGAAACAACGTGGCTGGCATCTGGCCCTGTCATCAAACCGTAGAAAGATTTTCCAGGATCGAATTTCCATTCTTGGTCTCGGCCTGGAAGACCGTCTAAGTGATTCCATCGGTCTGCTTTCAGGTGGACAGAGACAGGCGGTCAGTCTGGTTATGGCGACCCTCAGTGACAGTCATCTTCTCCTTCTGGATGAACATACCGCAGCACTTGATCCACGTATGGCAGCCTTTGTACTCGAACTTACCAACAAGGTGGTTAAGGAGTTTTCGCTTACCGTGATGATGGTGACTCATTCGATGAAAGATGCTCTTGCCAGTGGAGATCGAACCATCATGCTCCATCAGGGGGAGGTGGTTTTTGATGTTGCAGGCGATGAGAGAAAAAAACTCGATGTCCCTCAATTGCTCGAAATGTTTAGTCGTGTTCGCAATGAAGAACTCTCCGACGACAGCCTTCTGCTGGGTTGA
- a CDS encoding HD-GYP domain-containing protein yields MFETISTPKFISFLLIAAGASLLFVAIITGMRLKRKLPLSLQYKWLLLIWLMAFFFCGHLFFAWLLWHDFAFPHILIAASIFFGGTFALFLIALTRASARAFWESKTKLKEASATLKIKNSMLDREITAHSKTEAELERSNTLFLKDLFEMMVEVLANRDQYTFDHAIHVAALSKIVGEEIGLDKEELEILELGCLVHDIGKTAIPDDILLKPDRFDFQDRKIMDYHPLIGAKLISRHIQDDRITDIILKHHERLDGSGYPFGLKGPEIGLLPRIVGVADTYDALVSLRPYKTPFSHKKAMAVLKDEAKSGKLDSNVVKVFGKVIKSHKQSLATHPITAGFMKDIELFRSRAYFREPLSDFYNYRYLLSLDDARLLAKEYLAYDLILIRFPDFNSLQVDIGYAVADQVADELGHNLLEIITTISRTRKYYDGSVMLFKKGLDYLVYSECEEPYNHEELLENVTGILDQAETDWHLVYTISSHQFTPGTPIVQAICRLFSETVSQKS; encoded by the coding sequence TTGTTTGAAACCATTTCCACTCCTAAGTTTATATCTTTTCTCCTTATAGCCGCAGGTGCCTCCCTTCTGTTTGTCGCCATTATTACCGGGATGCGGTTAAAAAGAAAACTGCCGCTTTCCCTCCAATACAAGTGGCTGCTTCTGATCTGGCTGATGGCTTTTTTCTTCTGTGGTCATCTTTTCTTTGCCTGGCTTCTCTGGCACGACTTTGCCTTTCCTCATATACTTATAGCAGCCTCCATCTTTTTTGGAGGAACCTTTGCTCTGTTTCTTATTGCCCTGACCAGAGCAAGTGCCAGAGCTTTCTGGGAAAGTAAGACAAAATTGAAGGAGGCCAGTGCAACACTTAAAATTAAAAATAGTATGCTCGACAGGGAGATCACTGCTCATTCAAAGACAGAAGCAGAACTTGAGAGGTCCAATACCCTCTTTTTAAAAGATCTCTTTGAGATGATGGTGGAAGTTCTCGCAAATCGGGATCAGTATACCTTTGACCATGCCATCCACGTTGCCGCTCTTTCAAAAATCGTCGGTGAAGAAATCGGTCTTGATAAAGAAGAGCTTGAAATCCTTGAACTTGGATGTCTGGTCCATGATATTGGGAAAACTGCTATACCAGATGATATTCTTTTAAAACCTGATCGTTTTGATTTTCAGGATAGAAAAATCATGGATTATCATCCGTTAATTGGTGCTAAGCTCATCAGCAGACATATCCAGGATGACAGAATTACCGATATTATTCTGAAACACCATGAACGACTCGATGGAAGTGGCTACCCTTTTGGCCTTAAAGGTCCAGAAATCGGGTTATTGCCACGTATTGTCGGAGTAGCAGATACCTACGATGCTCTTGTGAGTCTGCGCCCTTATAAGACACCTTTTTCTCACAAAAAGGCCATGGCTGTTCTCAAAGATGAGGCGAAGAGTGGAAAGCTTGACAGTAATGTGGTGAAGGTCTTTGGTAAGGTCATCAAAAGCCATAAACAGTCACTGGCTACGCACCCAATTACTGCAGGCTTCATGAAGGACATAGAGTTGTTCCGAAGTCGAGCCTATTTTCGGGAGCCTCTGAGTGATTTTTACAACTATCGCTACCTGCTTTCACTGGATGATGCCAGACTTCTGGCGAAAGAATATCTCGCCTATGACCTTATCCTGATACGTTTCCCTGATTTCAACAGCTTGCAGGTGGATATAGGGTATGCCGTGGCTGATCAGGTTGCTGATGAATTAGGGCACAATCTTCTCGAAATTATTACCACAATCAGTCGTACAAGAAAATACTATGATGGCTCGGTAATGCTTTTTAAAAAAGGCCTGGATTATCTTGTCTATTCAGAATGTGAAGAACCATACAATCATGAAGAGTTACTGGAAAATGTTACAGGGATATTAGATCAGGCAGAAACTGACTGGCACCTGGTCTACACAATTTCCTCCCATCAGTTTACCCCAGGGACTCCGATTGTCCAGGCAATCTGTCGTCTTTTCAGTGAAACTGTCTCACAAAAAAGTTAA
- a CDS encoding PEP-CTERM sorting domain-containing protein, which yields MNAQGDFADPVSEPATMLLFGTGLVGLVGFRLRKMKK from the coding sequence ATGAATGCTCAGGGTGATTTCGCAGACCCAGTCTCTGAACCTGCAACGATGCTCCTCTTCGGAACAGGTTTAGTTGGACTTGTAGGCTTTAGACTTCGTAAGATGAAAAAGTAA
- a CDS encoding AF1514 family protein, producing MTDKSCPITPGVPDLSTIETVSLNPENTLQNYQKAMVIAKEQAEQRLEEYMLISWYDRDRDFESPPNTTEKSDDGPKDGYIHYGLNHGAKLKVDIENGRFVFFFTPIEW from the coding sequence ATGACAGATAAAAGTTGCCCAATAACCCCAGGGGTCCCGGATCTTTCAACCATAGAGACGGTTTCACTTAATCCAGAAAATACTCTCCAGAATTACCAGAAGGCCATGGTAATTGCCAAGGAACAAGCAGAACAGCGTTTAGAGGAGTACATGCTTATTTCCTGGTATGATCGAGACCGAGACTTCGAGTCACCTCCCAATACTACTGAAAAATCTGATGATGGCCCAAAAGATGGCTATATCCACTACGGCCTGAACCATGGAGCAAAGCTTAAAGTCGATATCGAGAATGGCAGGTTTGTCTTTTTCTTTACCCCGATTGAATGGTGA
- a CDS encoding TAXI family TRAP transporter solute-binding subunit → MKCISRIIICCTFTLTLASSPSSAEQQFVTVGTGGMTSIYYPTGRAICGLVNKSRKEHGVHCLAESTGGSVYNLNTIASGEFDMGIAQSDLLNHAYNGTSKFKKEGPNTKLRTIFSIYPEPFTVVARSDSGIKDFKDLKGKRVNIGNPGSGQRGTMEALMDAVNWTNADFKLALELRSSEQSKALCENKVDAMVFTVGHPNQSIKEASTLCDAVMVSVEVPEVDKLVAENEYYRKAIVPGGMYRGTDTDIPTFGVDATLVSSSDVPVDIIYNVVKAVFENFDQFRKSEPAFANLKKEDMIKNGLSAPLHDGAVKYYREVGLM, encoded by the coding sequence ATGAAATGTATATCCAGAATAATCATTTGTTGCACATTCACCCTCACGCTCGCATCCAGCCCATCATCAGCAGAACAGCAATTTGTGACCGTTGGTACCGGAGGGATGACCAGTATTTATTATCCAACAGGTAGAGCAATCTGCGGTCTTGTAAATAAATCGAGGAAGGAGCATGGGGTTCATTGCCTGGCTGAGAGTACTGGTGGATCGGTCTACAATCTTAACACCATTGCTTCAGGAGAATTTGACATGGGTATTGCCCAGTCTGACCTGCTGAATCATGCATATAATGGAACATCAAAATTCAAAAAGGAAGGACCAAACACAAAGTTGCGCACGATTTTTTCCATATACCCCGAACCATTCACCGTTGTGGCCCGTTCTGATTCTGGAATCAAAGATTTTAAAGACTTGAAAGGCAAACGTGTAAACATTGGTAATCCCGGTTCCGGGCAGCGTGGCACCATGGAGGCCCTTATGGATGCGGTTAACTGGACCAACGCAGACTTCAAACTCGCCTTAGAACTCAGATCTTCTGAACAGTCCAAGGCCCTTTGTGAAAACAAAGTGGATGCCATGGTTTTTACCGTTGGCCACCCAAATCAATCAATAAAAGAGGCTAGCACACTTTGTGACGCAGTCATGGTTAGTGTGGAAGTGCCAGAGGTTGACAAACTCGTTGCTGAAAACGAATATTACCGTAAAGCCATTGTCCCTGGTGGAATGTACCGTGGCACTGATACTGACATCCCGACCTTTGGCGTCGATGCGACCTTAGTATCCTCCTCCGATGTCCCTGTTGATATAATCTATAACGTTGTCAAAGCAGTATTTGAAAACTTCGATCAATTCAGGAAGTCAGAGCCTGCTTTTGCAAACCTGAAAAAAGAAGATATGATAAAAAATGGTCTTTCTGCTCCTTTGCACGATGGAGCCGTCAAGTATTACAGGGAAGTTGGCCTTATGTAG
- the thiD gene encoding bifunctional hydroxymethylpyrimidine kinase/phosphomethylpyrimidine kinase, producing the protein MLLQRTLLSIAGSDPSGGAGIQADLKTMTTIGVYGATAITCLTVQNAKGVLAIHPLNVDYIKAQVKAVFDDHNVTHIKIGMTGNDTIIHCLAQLLDPFTGEVIYDPVLASTTGEQLFTGKTVTTIRKKLLPNVSYLTPNRMELQLLSNRSTTTTKEAIAGARDILKQYPYMKGILVKGGHIEESEATISDFLVQPDEPVVASTRQRLHNPNLHGTGCTYSSAFASYLSLENTPAVAFQMAGEYMDRIIRAGKERSVSISPSNGPLLHFLS; encoded by the coding sequence TTGCTTCTTCAACGCACTCTCCTCAGTATTGCCGGTTCTGACCCTTCAGGCGGTGCAGGAATACAGGCTGACCTGAAAACCATGACCACAATTGGGGTATATGGCGCAACGGCCATCACCTGTCTTACGGTGCAAAATGCCAAAGGTGTTCTTGCAATACACCCTCTGAACGTTGATTATATTAAGGCACAGGTAAAGGCAGTTTTTGACGATCATAATGTCACGCATATTAAGATCGGAATGACAGGAAATGATACCATCATTCATTGTCTTGCCCAATTGCTCGATCCATTTACAGGTGAGGTGATTTATGATCCTGTCCTGGCATCAACCACCGGAGAACAGCTTTTTACGGGCAAAACAGTGACCACTATTAGAAAAAAACTTCTACCAAATGTAAGCTATCTCACCCCAAACAGAATGGAGTTGCAGCTTTTATCAAATCGATCAACAACAACGACTAAAGAAGCCATTGCAGGTGCCAGGGATATATTAAAGCAATACCCGTATATGAAAGGAATTCTTGTCAAGGGTGGCCATATCGAAGAATCAGAGGCCACTATCAGTGATTTTCTTGTCCAGCCCGACGAACCTGTTGTTGCTTCAACACGCCAGCGTCTTCACAACCCCAATCTTCATGGCACCGGATGCACCTACTCGTCAGCCTTTGCTTCTTACCTTTCTCTTGAGAACACACCTGCTGTTGCATTCCAGATGGCTGGTGAATATATGGACAGAATTATCAGAGCAGGCAAGGAAAGATCAGTATCCATCAGTCCGAGTAACGGTCCACTCCTTCATTTCCTTAGCTAA
- a CDS encoding DNA topoisomerase IV subunit B → MPPKPPVYDESKVKTLSSLEHIRKRPGMYIGRLGSGSHPDDGIYILLKEVIDNSVDEFIMGAGQRVNVSITEEGRVFVRDFGRGIPLGKVVECVSRINTGAKYSTDVFQFSVGLNGVGTKAVNAMSAFFKVTAYREGEYASATFSSGILSDQESGKTDEPNGTLIEFLPDHELFQDFRFDPEFVDKRLWRYAYLNAGLKIYLDKTCYFSKNGLLDLLDKELGGQGIYDPIYYQDQTLEFAFSHSEGYSDTYYSFVNGTYTSEGGTHLSAFREGVLKGVNEFSNKKFSANDVREGIVGTLSVKIIEPVFESQTKNKLGNTDIRAWIVNKVKDAVSSAMYKDSELADRILEKVQRNQKIRKELQSVRKEAKAKAKKVALKIPQLKDCKHHPKRNEPSAKDRENMIFITEGQSAAGSIVSSRDPLTQAVFSLKGKPMNVFGQKLALLYKNEEMYSLMRALNIEESITDLRFDKVILATDADVDGLHIRNLLLTFFLHYFEPLVKLGHVYILETPIFRVRNKEETHYCYSEKEKDEFTRTLQGKGKVKKAVETTRFKGLGEISPKEFKQFIGPDIILKQVDMGSVSEVSEVLSFYMGKNTPDRKTYIMENLL, encoded by the coding sequence ATGCCACCAAAACCACCAGTTTACGACGAAAGTAAAGTAAAGACTCTCAGTTCGCTCGAGCATATTCGCAAACGTCCAGGGATGTATATTGGACGGCTTGGCTCAGGTAGTCATCCCGATGATGGTATTTACATCCTGCTCAAGGAGGTGATTGACAACTCGGTTGATGAATTTATTATGGGAGCCGGGCAAAGAGTCAATGTATCCATAACTGAAGAGGGAAGGGTGTTTGTTCGGGATTTTGGACGAGGCATCCCACTTGGGAAGGTTGTGGAGTGCGTTTCAAGAATTAATACCGGTGCCAAATATTCAACGGATGTTTTTCAGTTCTCCGTAGGGTTGAACGGTGTGGGTACCAAGGCAGTCAACGCCATGTCAGCTTTTTTTAAAGTGACTGCCTACAGGGAGGGCGAATATGCCTCTGCCACATTCTCCAGTGGCATACTCAGTGACCAGGAAAGTGGAAAAACCGATGAACCTAATGGCACTCTTATTGAATTTCTTCCGGACCATGAGCTGTTCCAGGATTTTCGTTTTGACCCTGAATTCGTCGATAAAAGGCTGTGGCGTTATGCATATCTCAATGCCGGACTTAAGATTTATCTCGATAAAACCTGTTATTTTTCAAAAAATGGTCTTCTTGATCTTCTCGATAAAGAGCTTGGCGGGCAGGGTATATATGATCCTATTTACTATCAGGATCAAACTCTGGAATTTGCCTTTTCCCATAGTGAAGGCTACAGCGATACCTATTACAGTTTTGTCAATGGGACCTATACCAGTGAGGGTGGAACCCATCTATCTGCTTTTAGAGAAGGCGTCCTGAAAGGGGTTAATGAATTTTCCAACAAGAAGTTCAGTGCCAATGATGTCCGGGAGGGAATAGTTGGAACTCTTTCTGTGAAAATCATTGAACCTGTGTTTGAATCCCAGACAAAAAATAAACTTGGCAATACCGATATCCGTGCCTGGATTGTAAATAAGGTTAAAGATGCCGTTTCCAGTGCCATGTACAAGGACTCCGAACTCGCCGACAGGATTCTCGAAAAGGTTCAGCGAAATCAGAAAATCCGAAAAGAACTCCAGAGCGTTCGTAAAGAGGCCAAAGCCAAGGCCAAGAAAGTTGCGCTTAAAATCCCACAATTAAAGGATTGCAAGCACCATCCGAAACGTAATGAACCTTCCGCGAAAGATCGTGAAAATATGATTTTTATTACAGAAGGGCAATCCGCTGCCGGGTCCATTGTCTCATCCCGTGACCCGCTGACCCAGGCCGTCTTTTCCTTAAAGGGAAAGCCCATGAACGTTTTTGGACAAAAACTTGCGCTCCTCTATAAGAATGAAGAGATGTATTCTCTCATGCGGGCCCTGAATATTGAGGAATCCATTACAGATTTGCGCTTTGATAAGGTTATACTTGCAACCGATGCTGATGTCGATGGATTGCATATCCGCAATCTGCTACTTACTTTTTTTCTTCATTATTTCGAGCCCCTGGTTAAGCTTGGACATGTGTATATCCTGGAAACACCAATTTTCAGGGTGCGGAACAAAGAGGAAACACATTACTGTTATTCCGAGAAAGAAAAAGATGAGTTTACCAGAACTCTTCAGGGCAAGGGGAAAGTAAAAAAAGCTGTTGAGACTACTCGCTTCAAAGGTCTTGGAGAGATATCACCTAAGGAATTTAAACAGTTTATTGGCCCCGATATTATTCTAAAACAGGTGGATATGGGGTCTGTGAGTGAAGTGTCAGAAGTACTTTCTTTCTATATGGGAAAAAACACTCCTGATCGAAAAACGTATATTATGGAAAACCTCCTCTAG
- a CDS encoding DNA topoisomerase IV subunit A, whose protein sequence is MESQHGKLRQLFEYNFLEYTSYVIKERAIPDINDGLKPVQRRILQTLHNMDDGRFHKVANVVGATMKLHPHGDQSIFAALVNLANKGYLIDRQGNYGNIFTGDSASAPRYIECRLSPLAREIMFNKDLTEYVDSYDGRMREPVTLPCKIPLLLLQGADGIAVGMATKIMPHNFCELLEAQKKILQGEDVRLYPDFPQGGLVDVSQYNNGNGKIRCRARMEELNEKTIVIREIPFTTTTESLIDSVEKAAKSGKIKIVSISDYTAENVEIEIKLARGIYAKDTIKALYAFTDCEVPISPNLTLVQNGVPRTATVEEVLRYNTAKLLDDLRRELEIDKNRLEDRLHARLLEQIFIEERIYKTIEEKTSYKAVIAGVDEALAPFVSELKRPVVTEDIERLLEIRIKRISRYDINKQKKEIKSIRGDIKTIVKHLKDMVLFTTNYISKILTKYGESYPRLTELTEFTEVSVRRVALSNLTVCYDRKDGFLGHQIKVSSGEPEFSIPCSEYDRLLLIYETGMYKVVQVTDKLFVGHDIRWIGKIQKGLVFNMVYKEGQENLCYVKRFTTPKFILDKEYRLFDEHKQSKILLLSLGEEKSARASLVPSPRAKSNVVEIVFDEYLLKGPSAKGKRVSPRSVRRVIDTTGKTPQPKKINLALPGMENTDPGQGEEE, encoded by the coding sequence GTGGAATCTCAGCACGGTAAACTTCGGCAGCTTTTTGAATATAACTTTCTTGAGTACACCTCCTATGTAATTAAAGAGCGTGCTATTCCGGATATTAACGACGGCCTCAAACCTGTTCAGCGACGTATTCTCCAGACCCTCCACAATATGGATGATGGCCGTTTTCACAAGGTTGCAAACGTTGTTGGGGCCACCATGAAACTGCATCCCCATGGAGATCAATCTATCTTTGCAGCCCTCGTTAATCTGGCAAACAAGGGCTACCTTATTGATCGCCAGGGAAACTACGGGAATATTTTCACAGGAGATTCAGCCTCTGCCCCCCGTTATATTGAGTGCCGTTTATCGCCCCTTGCCCGTGAGATCATGTTCAATAAGGATCTTACAGAATATGTAGATTCTTACGATGGCAGGATGCGGGAACCTGTTACCCTGCCATGCAAAATTCCATTATTACTGCTCCAGGGTGCGGATGGTATTGCTGTTGGTATGGCCACAAAGATCATGCCCCATAATTTTTGTGAGTTACTCGAGGCTCAAAAAAAGATTCTTCAGGGAGAGGACGTAAGGCTCTATCCTGACTTCCCTCAGGGCGGGTTGGTTGATGTTTCCCAGTATAATAATGGGAATGGAAAAATTCGCTGTCGTGCCAGGATGGAAGAGCTCAATGAAAAAACCATCGTTATTAGAGAAATACCGTTCACGACTACAACCGAATCTTTAATTGATTCCGTAGAAAAAGCTGCCAAATCCGGTAAAATCAAAATTGTTTCCATTAGTGACTATACCGCAGAAAATGTGGAAATAGAGATAAAACTTGCCCGTGGCATATATGCCAAGGATACTATCAAGGCACTGTATGCCTTTACTGATTGTGAAGTGCCGATCAGTCCCAATCTTACCCTGGTTCAGAACGGTGTCCCTCGAACGGCCACGGTGGAAGAGGTGCTGCGTTATAATACCGCTAAACTTCTCGATGATCTGAGACGTGAGTTGGAAATCGACAAAAATCGTCTGGAAGATCGGCTGCATGCACGACTTCTCGAACAGATTTTCATTGAAGAGCGTATCTACAAGACCATTGAAGAGAAAACGAGTTACAAGGCTGTGATTGCAGGAGTGGATGAAGCTCTGGCACCATTTGTTTCAGAGCTGAAACGTCCTGTGGTTACAGAGGATATAGAAAGACTGCTTGAAATTCGTATTAAGCGAATATCGCGCTATGATATCAATAAGCAGAAAAAGGAAATCAAATCCATCCGTGGAGATATCAAAACAATCGTTAAACATCTTAAGGATATGGTGCTCTTTACTACCAATTATATCAGTAAAATTTTAACAAAATATGGTGAATCATATCCTCGTTTGACAGAATTGACAGAATTTACCGAGGTGAGTGTGCGAAGAGTCGCCCTGTCTAATCTCACCGTCTGTTATGACAGGAAAGATGGTTTTCTAGGACACCAGATAAAAGTAAGCAGTGGAGAACCGGAATTCTCCATTCCATGTTCAGAGTATGATAGATTACTGCTTATCTATGAAACCGGAATGTATAAGGTTGTCCAGGTGACGGATAAACTCTTTGTCGGTCACGATATCCGCTGGATAGGAAAGATTCAAAAGGGACTCGTCTTTAATATGGTGTATAAGGAAGGGCAGGAAAATCTTTGTTACGTTAAGCGATTTACCACCCCGAAATTTATACTTGATAAAGAATACAGACTTTTTGATGAACATAAACAGTCTAAAATTCTACTGCTTTCCCTCGGAGAAGAGAAGAGCGCTCGTGCCAGTCTGGTTCCGTCCCCTCGCGCTAAATCAAATGTCGTTGAAATTGTATTTGATGAATATCTCTTAAAAGGCCCGTCTGCCAAGGGCAAGCGTGTTTCACCAAGGAGTGTCCGTCGTGTGATTGACACTACGGGTAAAACACCCCAGCCTAAAAAGATCAATTTGGCCCTTCCTGGTATGGAAAATACAGATCCAGGGCAGGGTGAAGAAGAGTGA
- a CDS encoding DNA integrity scanning protein DisA nucleotide-binding domain protein produces MTTKGNDRTKVRPSENRESKLLVNHCFGLARQLRITKILVFAESVLDQRYILENKEQVSIILLTKDEAKIREEFLPHCSVLSLPGQNLSRSDQFQLGLLIAVLHNLVEHDETVLCITGLVGSLRLDNLLITNLLRDNKWFQKHTYEKIPKKILRSKEFIRLLDIALRLAGQGREGKKIGTIFVLGDYKKYDKYLTQLVLNPCKGHPKRNRNIHDNDFFETIREFAALDGAFIIDNSGVVEKAGTYLNPPASENTKMLKGFGARHAAAASLTAVSEALTITVSESSSSVIVFFDGSAILQFNHH; encoded by the coding sequence ATGACAACTAAAGGCAACGACCGAACCAAAGTACGACCATCGGAAAACCGCGAATCAAAACTTTTAGTCAATCATTGCTTCGGTCTTGCTCGCCAGCTACGCATTACTAAGATTCTAGTTTTTGCTGAGTCGGTTTTGGACCAACGCTACATCTTAGAAAACAAGGAGCAGGTGTCGATAATATTACTCACCAAAGATGAGGCGAAAATCCGGGAGGAGTTTCTGCCTCATTGCTCTGTCCTTTCCCTTCCCGGTCAAAACCTTTCACGATCAGACCAATTCCAACTTGGTTTACTCATTGCGGTTTTGCACAATCTGGTCGAACACGATGAAACGGTACTCTGCATTACTGGCTTGGTAGGTTCTCTTCGACTAGACAACTTGCTGATAACTAATTTATTACGAGATAACAAATGGTTTCAGAAGCATACGTACGAGAAAATTCCTAAAAAAATTCTACGTTCTAAGGAATTTATTCGTTTACTCGACATTGCATTACGCCTTGCAGGCCAAGGCCGTGAAGGTAAGAAAATAGGTACGATCTTTGTCCTTGGAGATTATAAAAAATACGATAAATACCTGACTCAACTTGTACTCAATCCTTGCAAAGGTCATCCGAAAAGAAACCGTAACATTCATGATAATGATTTTTTTGAAACGATACGTGAATTTGCAGCGCTTGATGGGGCGTTTATTATAGACAATTCGGGGGTGGTTGAAAAAGCTGGTACCTACCTCAATCCGCCAGCCAGCGAGAACACAAAAATGCTGAAAGGCTTTGGCGCAAGGCACGCAGCTGCAGCCTCACTCACGGCAGTGTCCGAAGCACTTACTATTACAGTATCAGAGTCCTCATCTTCCGTCATAGTTTTTTTTGATGGTTCAGCTATCTTGCAGTTTAATCATCATTAA